In Solanum lycopersicum chromosome 3, SLM_r2.1, the genomic stretch ATTTGATACCTCTTTCTCCCAGAATCATGATCATGTCGCGGAGGACATTCTGCTAGGAAAAACAACTGTTCTCTGTCAATCCATACTGGAAAGGAATAGCTATAGTAGTCGAGACCGCTAATGAAATTGGTGGTCACGTTATAGGAAACACTCCAGTCATTGCTCGTATGATCATAAGATGAAATGACTATGGAATTCTGTAAGCCGCAAACATGGGTAAGTAAACCGTGCACCACGCCTAACCATTTTATGGTTAAGAATGCATTATAAAATATTCGTTTCAGGAAGATCAATTAATTTAACCTCTATTTTCTTCGTATGGAAACCAAGAATAACGCCACCAACATAAGTTCTTATGAGCCAATGGATTGAATCAGGATTAACTTGCACCACATACAGAAATTGATTTTCTTCGCCCAAATGGAATTCATGCCACACACCACATCCAATTGATGAAAATACTTTAAATCCATAACCTTCTTCCGTCAGCTTAACTGTTACCAACATATATCGATCAGAAGTGGGGTAGTCAACAGCAAAAGCTGGAGCAATTGCTTCCCAGTAACATTGTTCAGGATCAGGATATGGAATCAATTGGTGCGCTCCAGTTATAGGATTGAAGACACAGTACTTCATAAGTTCACAAAAGTCGAGTAGAATTAGACCCTCCGATATAGCTAAAACATTAAGGTTAACAGGTAAAGTCGTCTCGAAATGACTGGCTGTTATACTGCTACTGTTTATGGAGATTTTGTGGAGACTTTCGAATAATCGGCTTCTTGATGAATTGATTAGTGTACATATTTTCTGATTTTGGGATAGAGTTTTACGAAATTCAGGATCGGAAATCCAAATGTTGAGATTTTTGCTTATAACTTTACATTGAACTGCAAATTTCAAAGGCAAGTAGGAGATTATCTTCTCAACTAAATCATTAGGCACTATCTGATGATGCATTTTTACTTGGTttcgtattttattttttcgagtTTATAAGAAAATAGCTAGTAGTACGGCCTATTTATAATAGGGCAATACATAAATGTGAATAGAAATGAGAAAAACCTACGAATGTGACTGCAAAACATATATAGacattaactaattaaatagtCAAGCTAATACTAACAAAATCTTAAACAATTTAGGTTTTTCctattttgattttcaattcgAATATGAATGTTTAAGAGTTAAGGTCTTAAATATGAAtgttcataatttaaatttattattattccaTTTTTGAATTAGATGTCAAAAACATCCATTAACTATACCTCAAGCTTAAACTACATCCTCAAAGTATCATTTCTAGTTGAAAACATCTTTTACTATACCTcaaacttaaactacatcctttaagtatcatttttagcaaaaaaacaTCCTTTGAATATTTGTAAGTGAACAACTTTCATCCTTTTGTTAGATATCGTAAAAAAACTAATGGATCTTACAAAAACATGAGGAGTTAACATGACTACCAACAAAAGTTATTCTGCATAATTTCATTACTTGCAACAAGAAGTTCTTGGAAAATATTAACAATCTTAGAGATTGTTGCTTATGGAAACTAAAAATGATTGGAAGGTGTGAGTGTATATGATTTACCTTTTCCGTAACGGAAAGAAGTTggagattaattatttatatctttttcTTAACCAATTAAATCAATAGATTTTAGGTCAATCTAATATTGAAGTGATCTAAATATTGATTATGTCTTGTATTTGAGTTTCATTGTACATTATTAGAAACAGAAGTCTCCAACAAATATTGCTTCTAGCATAttcaattgagaagaaatatatttaaacataattagGAAGGAACGACTTAATTTTTGTGGGATATATCGGGTAGTTTTACGAGATATTCAAGTAGAAGAATGAAAATTGctcattttaaaatacttgaaggatgttttatggtaagaataatactttaaggatgtagtttaagctGGGGATATAGTTAAATGATGTTTTCTGCTAGAAATGATAGTTTAAGGGTGTAGTTTAAGTTTAGGATATAGTTAAAGAatgt encodes the following:
- the LOC104646509 gene encoding uncharacterized protein; amino-acid sequence: MHHQIVPNDLVEKIISYLPLKFAVQCKVISKNLNIWISDPEFRKTLSQNQKICTLINSSRSRLFESLHKISINSSSITASHFETTLPVNLNVLAISEGLILLDFCELMKYCVFNPITGAHQLIPYPDPEQCYWEAIAPAFAVDYPTSDRYMLVTVKLTEEGYGFKVFSSIGCGVWHEFHLGEENQFLYVVQVNPDSIHWLIRTYVGGVILGFHTKKIENSIVISSYDHTSNDWSVSYNVTTNFISGLDYYSYSFPVWIDREQLFFLAECPPRHDHDSGRKRYQITPALEDDYCFGYYPCELYTFAPTLASVQSILSCSVYGKHVSSIIETLDELKRFITDNNSYS